From the genome of Solanum dulcamara chromosome 12, daSolDulc1.2, whole genome shotgun sequence:
TTATTGGAGGACTTGGTATTAAATGTAACAGGAAAAAGGTACAAGCCAACAATTCATCTGAATGTACTTATATTTGTTTTAATCTATATCGTGTAATTAACGAGAACTCTCTGAGAAATTTTTTTGTTTGCTCAACTCCCAGGGCTTTGGTCTTATGGTCTAGTCTACGAGTGCAGCGTGTTATATGTGGATTAAGCGCACATCACGGTCATTCACAGATTCAAACCTTTCACAGACAAAAGCCTAGTATTTAAGTCGAGAAGGGTGGAAGGGTGGGTGAGGTTCATTTTCTGCACTTGTTCTTTACTTGTCTATTTGgtaatttcattttcttttaggACCTTTGAATGGAAGATGAGACTCCCTCCATTCCatttatgtggcattatttccTAATTAGTCTGTCATTAAAAGAATGACATCTTTCTATATTTTGAAAACAATATAACATCAATCTtcttattttatccttaatgacATGCTTCTATATACACAAAAATCTCATGgaatgtttaagaccacaagttCCAAaaatctctctttctttctcaaacTAGGTGTCCAGTCAAACTACGACACATAAATTGAATTGGAGGAgtatcctttttttattatctttGCAAGTATTATTTAGTGAAAAAATCCACCATGTACATTGTATAATACATTGGGTGAACCAGAAATTATAGTAGCTTTGAGGAGTTCAGGAATGTCAGGCTCGGGAGCTGTTGCCAATCTCGCGTCAGGGAGTGGAGAGACCTTCTATACATGCTTCACCTCTCTCAAAATTTTGTTTCTTGATTACAAGCAACATGGTTAACAAATCCCTTGCCTCATTTCAAGTTGCTCTAATATGACAGGTTCTGATAAATTTATTGGAGAAGTTAATGTACTTTGTCCACAGGGATCGAAGTTGCGGGAATGCTATATCTAGCCAAGGTTTTGCTCGACCATTGAAGTGGATCACACCAGCACTCTTAGCATCCGCGATGCTCGTGTTATCTTGGTACCCGAGTCCTAGCATGTGCCAAAAGGGATCAATAGCATGGACATTACCATGAAATGCAATTAGACCTGGAGGTAATGTTCCTAGCTGCCACAAACTTAGATCTGACTTCAAGTTCTGCACAAGAAAAGGAAGACTATATCATCATCAAATGTTGTAGTAAGTTCTTTCTAGCAATTGCGATTTACTCCCTCTGTCGTGATTAATGTGATggactttcctttttagtctgtACAAAAAGTCTGATACCTTTCTATATTTAGAAGCAATTTAACATCAAGCATCCCATTTTAACCTTAAGTGAGATGATTTGTAGCTACACAAATATCAATGATTTATTTTgaatcataaatttcaagagTCTTTCTTTGTTTCTTGAACTACATGGCCAATCAAGTGTTATTAGTTAAAACAAAATGCTTGAATGTTGCATTATgttcaaaatgcttttcatggAAGTAACAGTTGATGTCACTTGTAGAGATGTCGTTACCTGTTCGAGCCAGTAGTGGTATGCCTCACTTATATTTGTTTCTCTCCATGCTTCTAGATCGAAAATGTTCATGCCATAGGCCCATGCACATTCATTAGGATCAAAGTTCTTCGATATGAGAGGATGAGAAAAGTTCAAATAGTTTTTGAAGAGCTTTGCCATCACAGACTTGTCCTCTCCCCTGCATGTCTCTACCGCTCCATTCACCTTCCCGTTCATGTCAATATCCCATAAAGATGAAAGATCGGTTTGAACCACGATGTCATCGTCCAGAAACACTACCTTATCAAGACTGGGAAACAACTGCAAAGACATTTGTACTTCTCAGTATTAAATTTTAAGTGCTTTGGAGGCGCGCAATTTAAGTGAGCTTTTAAAACTATTGTTACCTCTGGCAAATATATCCTTATGTGGTTCATTAGAGAATTGTATTTGGGACTGAGTGCTTGCAACTTTGCTGCAATAATATGAGGCTTTTCGGTTGTATTTGCTACAATTGCTGATGACCCTCCCCTGAATTGTGATCTTGCCTTTTGGTCTTTCTCCATCGCTTCCAGAACCGGGACCTTTCCCTTTGTTAACCAATCGAAATGGTGCAATGCTTTAACCTCGATGATTGCGGGTGTCAAAGGATGTAATGAAAACCAAGCTTGCATCGGCGAGAAGGTTTTGCTATCCGTGATTATGTGAAGGACAACTTTCTCAGGGCTGAAAGAGTTCTGGACAAGCGATGATGCAACAACAGAAGCAGCAAGAATATTGTCAGTGGCTAGGACAAAATGGAAGTATGAATTATCAACGAGGGCAGGAACAAGTTCTGCTGATGGTAACTGGAGACGGGCATTGGCGTTGATGGAATGCTCGTGTGCTAGCTTGAGATCAAGGCAGTGCAGCTGTTTCGGGATGCCATTAGATGCCACATGCCGATAAAGGTATTCTTGAATCTTGGCAGTTCTTGTTCTTTGTTCAAGGAGAGTTACCTGCAAGAAATAAacattaattttttcaaaatgaaaATGTGCTCTCGTAAATAGCTTAAGCCTTCCGATGAGATGTACATAAAATTCAACACTAGTCAGGCCTTGAGTGGTTATTATGATTACATTGTGAATATCTGATGGCTTTTACTTCATAATCAACTGGTCTGCGTTCTGGTTAATTGTTTAGCAGCCAGGAAAGTTAAATAGAAAAACGGCAGTTCAGTGTACTAAGCTCTTGCTATGCACTGTTCTACGAAGGTCAGGAGTCGTTGGTCTACTATAAGCAATGTTGCTCGGACTTTCCAAAAATGCACTAATTTTAAAGGATCTGGCACACACCCATTGGCAATTTTGAAGAGTCCGATCAACATAGACTATAAGCAGCCTTACTTGCATTTCCACAAAAGGTTGTTTCCATGACTTGAGCTAGTGACCTGTTGATAGTAATCAAAAAAGTAAACCAAGGAAAGTTCTTTGTTCGCGTGCAATTTGTTGTCTACGACACAATATAGTACTTTAAAATTACTTTATTTCTGTATATGATGGAAAAGGCATGATAAGTACATAATACCATAGCTTTAAGCTTGACAGCAAAAGTTTCTGCATCTGGCTTTGTATCCTTCATTTGTTCTATAAACTCTTCCAATGATTGAGGAGTATCAGGACCTTCTTCGACTTCAATCTGGTCCGTAGGTTCCTCCAATACTTGATAAATCACCTCGGGGACCTAACATAATACAGGAGAATAGAGATTTTGAGCAAATGACTCTACAAAGATGTCTGGTCTTTCATATACCGATCTCCTGTGTTATTTCATACTGTTCTCTTGTGATAACGGAGAAATAACTAAAAGAATATTTGTAATAGGCCATAAAACCAATCTCCCCTTGACGAGCACGTCTCAAAGGAGATTTCAAAGTTACTATGCACAAAAAGGACCAAAATATGGGGCTTAGAAGCATACAGTTGATTCGAGTTGTGTCCCCAAAATCCTTGGTCCAATTTTTCTCCCCAAGCAACCTGCCTTAGAATGAAATGTAGAGTTTCTTCAGTAGGCAAACAGTGAAAATGACTCTCACATCAGTATGTTCTTTATTAGTAATTTTTAGCTAACGTTCTAAATCATTTTTGTTAAGTTACAGTCAATGGATCTGTAGATTTTTTGGTTCATCTACATGATtttttgagccaagggtctattggaaacaacctctgtTGCTATTTGCTATTTTCCTGTATTGTGAAGATTCCTTAGTTTCCTGATGTACCTGCAGAcctatgttgcttggactctcAAAAAATGCTACCGCACCgatgtcggatcctccaaaactgcactatttttggaggatccaacaCGTCATTTGAGTCCGGGCAACACTGTTGCAAACTGTTATTATATCATACTGAAATATTTACATACCATTCTATGTTCAAAAACATCCTTTCTATTATTAATGCATTTTATATCTGCAATAAATCAAGTATTATATTATAAAGATCACATATTACCACTAGGCCTATTCATTTTTCCCCAATATTGCTAGCCCACTCGTTTCTCGAGAAGAGATTGGAAACATGCTCAATATCATTTGATTGAATAGTTGGTCTGTAATACCATTTTTCTGTCCTATCATTCCTGCAAATCCTGCTTCAGAAACATTTCTTTTAAGCTccgaaacaacctctctacccgcaaaggtaggggtaagatctgcgtacattctaccctcccatacctcacttgtgggattacaatGGGCATGTTATTGTTTCTTAATACAATATCTTATACTTGGACAAACAGACAGACAGACAGAGAGGGAGAAACGTACCTAGCGTTGAACATTTTCGTTCTCCATCGATGGTGTCTACAGCCGTTAACGCAAAGACAAACCGGAGAAGAAACGTAAAAAGCAGGAGCGAATAGAAGACCATGAGGTACGATATTCTCCTCGAACCAGCTTTTACTTTGATAAACTCCTTGAATCCTTTAGCTGGTAGGACAGTAACATGCCTCAAACTCGGCGATATGAGTAGCTGCATTGTATGTTTCATTCAAATTGCCAAAGAAAAATGAGGGTGCAAAAACACAAATGTTGGTGCTATTTGTGTTTTTGGCCTAGTTATTGATGAATTGGCTATCACTCATATTATGGTAAAGTTTGATGAGTTTCATTGGAAAAGGAAAGACTATGCAAAAGTTGTTGATGTTCAAAGTTGCTGTCATTCACCTAACCTTGCTTAGCATGGAGGTTAAACATGCATTTTTTCCAAGTTTTAACAAGCTTGCATCAATTTTTGACAGAGAAAGAAGACTCATGGATTGTAGTAGTTGGTTCATGTCAGAGTTTAACTACTATACACCGACAACGTAAAAGAATTTCTTTACTATTAAGTCTACAATACATTAATCTCAGCATAAAGTCCCGCATAAGATAATACGATGTTTAGTTGTCCGTATAAGGGGAAAGAAATAAGTGTGGCATAACTAGACCGATGTTTAGTTAGTGGTGGTTTTAAATAGTACTTGTATTAAGTTATGCAAGAATCTATGTATGTGTGAATGGTTTTATGCACAATAGAATGTGCGAATAAGGACAACATTGTTCTAATTGCATGATAAATCTCGTATAACTAGTAAGtgaaccaaacgaccccttaaaaCATAGTAATTATAGGTGTTGTCCCCCCAAAAAGGTGAGATTTTAAGCTGAAAAACAAAGTAGATTACCTACCAAAATGggttcataaaaaaaaattatattgttagTGTATATAAGTAAAATCTTCTGAAGACATAGAAGACTGGCAAAAGACTGCAGCTGATTAGTGGATTTAATTTGCTTCGATTATCGTATTATTTGTTGTTACtactgtttttttttctctctcttattTTCGACACTTCTTCACTACTGTATTTCCTTTTCAAATTTGCTTTAAAATGCTTTCACTTAAGCTGATTATTTATCAAAAACAACTTATTTACCTTCACAAGGTACGGATAAGGTTTGCATACATACTACTCTCCctaaaccccacttgtggaactacactatatatatattgttgatTTTGAAGATGGGactaaaaaagtttttttttttttagattggAGAAGTTTGGTGTTATTTCACTTTGCCTTCATATGAAgttatgaaaatatagtaagaTTGAAAAACATGAGGGAATTTTGGGCTTTTTGATGATTTGAACAGAGTTTCTAAATGGACAATGACCTACTGtcttccttcttttctttctttcttggaCTTTGGGTTGTTTGGACACTAATAAACTATTTTAATTAAGATTTACGCTTAAGTATACTGATAGTATAAAGATTCTTTTGGGACGTTTATGTGGTTTTCTCAGGCAGCTAAAAGGTATTTCCACAAAAATGcatattttaagaaatattgTACGTCATACGAATTAGC
Proteins encoded in this window:
- the LOC129877853 gene encoding probable galacturonosyltransferase 12 translates to MKHTMQLLISPSLRHVTVLPAKGFKEFIKVKAGSRRISYLMVFYSLLLFTFLLRFVFALTAVDTIDGERKCSTLGCLGRKIGPRILGTQLESTVPEVIYQVLEEPTDQIEVEEGPDTPQSLEEFIEQMKDTKPDAETFAVKLKAMVTLLEQRTRTAKIQEYLYRHVASNGIPKQLHCLDLKLAHEHSINANARLQLPSAELVPALVDNSYFHFVLATDNILAASVVASSLVQNSFSPEKVVLHIITDSKTFSPMQAWFSLHPLTPAIIEVKALHHFDWLTKGKVPVLEAMEKDQKARSQFRGGSSAIVANTTEKPHIIAAKLQALSPKYNSLMNHIRIYLPELFPSLDKVVFLDDDIVVQTDLSSLWDIDMNGKVNGAVETCRGEDKSVMAKLFKNYLNFSHPLISKNFDPNECAWAYGMNIFDLEAWRETNISEAYHYWLEQNLKSDLSLWQLGTLPPGLIAFHGNVHAIDPFWHMLGLGYQDNTSIADAKSAGVIHFNGRAKPWLDIAFPQLRSLWTKYINFSNKFIRTCHIRAT